AAGGACCCAAACGTTGATTATATTTTCTTTGAAAATAGATGAAGTAATTATAAAGTTTGTAATTAACTTCATACCCATAATCTATTTGATTTGAGTAATCTATGCTTAGTTCATATAAATTGGGGTCAAACCGAGATGGCTGCATAACCCTGTTGTTCCATTCTACAACCATGATGTAATTTCTATTTTCAAGGAAATTTCGGGAATAATAACCCTCTGGTTTGGCAATTGAACTTAGCCATGTATTGAAACCAGGCTCAATAATTATTATTTCGTATTCTGTCTTGTCACTAGAAATAGTAATGGTATCGCCTTGTACTTGTTTAAAAGCCTGTTCTTCGGTATTCGAAATAGCTAATGATTCTTTTGATGCTCCGCAGTTTAATAGAAGTAAAGAGATGGTGCTTACAATCAGCATGATAATAAAAGAGGTGTAT
Above is a window of Maribacter aquivivus DNA encoding:
- a CDS encoding DUF6146 family protein, translating into MKTKYTSFIIMLIVSTISLLLLNCGASKESLAISNTEEQAFKQVQGDTITISSDKTEYEIIIIEPGFNTWLSSIAKPEGYYSRNFLENRNYIMVVEWNNRVMQPSRFDPNLYELSIDYSNQIDYGYEVNYKLYNYFIYFQRKYNQRLGPFVPRI